In a genomic window of Branchiostoma floridae strain S238N-H82 chromosome 19, Bfl_VNyyK, whole genome shotgun sequence:
- the LOC118406499 gene encoding uncharacterized protein LOC118406499, translated as MSFKLEPNFDWLYVYKGDQKDPILIGSYTGRDIPAELDTTSHVVQLVLQTDYQYIFEGFRIYFHDQGICGGHITGQSSGYIYSPNYPGQYHNNLMCTWTIEVNSQKGVKMTPVSFSLEENFDWLYLYKGEDGTIIGAYSGKDIPGELIVTDYIAHLLFHTSRNDIEDGFKIHFEEFDFMSVECPDPGVPNNGYRTGNSFTVGSVVLFGCDDGYVLLGQERLTCQSGFIAMEWNFNVPGCEDTGAFSSMNYPHYPYRNHVYQQWHITVDIHKVVKLTFVDFDVEYDQGCGRDYVAVMDPYVEEKTISPLCGPCVHHSSSTKTSTEHSLYVFFVTDFKIRKAGFSARYEAMDKNTGPSTPDALTPRSDWLLISDRIKQISVSTSTNQVWALDTDGKPLRRTGITQTTLQGTDWEEIAGTERFLLISVGRVGVWAVDTNSAVMYRVGTYGNSETVGLEWQEVHIDNVGNQLFNFESRDVHGDRLPQEIEWIHSGRNFVWVIGTIPDVRIGETIVRKGISQEKPGGKTWQVVGAVNMKEVSVSSRTGQLWAVEQSGKVWRAPFYCEISAKYDWEPITGCFASTSVGRAGVWAVDLSGDVYHRSGTFLNETSPGEEWVHVPGPSLQRVAVGDGIVWEKRLCAEDEIICPYSGKCIPECSVCDGIVDCGNDDDTDERLCWLAGCPEKHRRVCYGGAGCYSPSRVCDGEWNCREDKEDERDCPDSCIRRKHRGAFLMRDIVQCRDLKGCVKISKVCDGNMDCSDGSDEVNCGEFCSLHGSIGDMAFWKCRGVPGCIKGEFLCDGISDCEDGSDEDNCDALCESIGYWPCRSALPPFAKCISRQERCDGYVDCRDFSDEIGCGYCGEYGIAVIDMYGYNHETEERTYRMPFRQTGCIPIDDVCNGDVDITIYGIHDETDCTQGLSYPCSLHGVYQWKCPGENTCLPEGFICDTIQHCANGEDEKNCG; from the exons ATGTCATTTAAGTTAGAGCCAAACTTTGATTGGCTGTACGTCTACAAGGGAGACCAAAAAGACCCCATCTTGATAGGATCCTACACCG GAAGAGACATTCCTGCAGAACTGGACACCACGTCCCACGTGGTCCAACTGGTTCTTCAAACGGACTATCAGTACATTTTTGAGGGTTTCAGAATCTACTTTCATGATCAAG GTATCTGTGGTGGTCATATTACCGGGCAATCGTCTGGGTACATCTATTCCCCAAACTATCCGGGACAGTACCACAACAACTTGATGTGTACTTGGACTATAGAGGTCAACAGTCAGAAAGGGGTGAAGATGACACCGGTATCGTTTAGTTTGGAGGAGAACTTTGACTGGCTATACCTCTACAAGGGAGAAGATGGCACCATTATAGGAGCGTACAGCG GAAAAGATATCCCAGGAGAACTCATCGTCACGGATTACATTGCCCATCTACTCTTTCATACAAGCCGCAATGACATTGAAGACGGTTTCAAGATCCACTTTGAGG AATTTGATTTCATGAGTGTTGAGTGCCCGGACCCTGGCGTTCCCAATAACGGCTACAGGACTGGAAACAGTTTCACCGTGGGGTCGGTTGTATTATTCGGCTGTGACGACGGCTATGTTTTGTTGGGCCAGGAAAGACTAACGTGCCAGTCGGGTTTCATAGCGATGGAGTGGAACTTCAACGTTCCAGGCTGTGaag ACACTGGTGCGTTCTCATCGATGAACTATCCACATTACCCTTACCGTAACCACGTGTATCAACAGTGGCACATCACCGTCGATATACACAAAGTTGTCAAACTGACCTTTGTGGACTTCGATGTGGAGTACGATCAGGGCTGCGGTAGAGACTATGTAGCGGTTATGGACCCCTACGTCGAGGAAAAAACCATCTCGCCTCTCTGTGGCCCTTGTGTCCACCACTCGTCCAGCACTAAAACCTCAACTGAACACAGCCTTTACGTATTCTTCGTAACAGACTTTAAGATTCGCAAAGCTGGATTTTCAGCACGATATGAAGCGATGGACAAGAATACAG GACCTTCTACTCCAGATGCTTTGACTCCTagatctgattggctgttgatCAGCGACAGGATCAAACAAATCAGCGTTAGTACGTCAACCAACCAGGTGTGGGCTCTGGATACCGACGGGAAACCGCTGCGACGCACGGGCATCACTCAAACAACTCTCCAAG GAACCGACTGGGAGGAAATAGCTGGTACGGAAAGGTTTCTACTGATCTCAGTTGGACGTGTTGGTGTGTGGGCAGTCGATACCAACTCTGCTGTAATGTACCGCGTAGGAACCTACGG GAATAGCGAAACAGTCGGCCTCGAATGGCAGGAAGTGCATATTGACAATGTGGGGAATCAGCTCTTCAATTTTGAGAGTCGAGACGTCCATGGAGATAGATTGCCTCAAGAGATAGAGTGGATCCATTCAGGAAGGAATTTTGTTTGGGTTATTGGAACAATCCCCGATGTAAGAATTGGGGAAACCATAGTCAGAAAAG GCATAAGCCAAGAAAAACCTGGCGGGAAAACATGGCAAGTGGTAGGAGCAGTAAATATGAAAGAAGTCAGCGTCAGTTCCAGAACTGGTCAGCTGTGGGCGGTTGAACAGAGCGGCAAAGTGTGGCGTGCACCTTTCTACTGTGAAATCTCAG CGAAGTACGACTGGGAACCAATCACTGGCTGCTTCGCATCCACATCAGTTGGACGTGCAGGAGTTTGGGCGGTGGACCTTTCTGGTGACGTGTATCACCGATCAGGGACATTTCTGAATGAGACCTCCCCTGGTGAAGAATGGGTGCATGTACCAGGACCAAGTCTGCAGCGGGTGGCTGTGGGAGATGGAATCGTCTGGG AAAAACGTCTATGTGCAGAGGACGAGATCATCTGCCCTTACAGTGGCAAATGTATCCCAGAATGCAGTGTGTGTGATGGCATTGTGGACTGTGGAAACGATGACGACACAGACGAACGACTCTGCT GGTTGGCTGGCTGCCCAGAAAAGCACAGACGGGTGTGTTACGGAGGTGCAGGCTGCTACAGCCCAAGCCGCGTGTGCGACGGGGAATGGAACTGCAGGGAAGACAAGGAGGACGAGCGGGACTGTCCAG ACAGCTGCATCAGAAGAAAACATAGAGGCGCGTTTCTTATGCGAGACATTGTCCAGTGTCGTGATCTGAAGGGCTGTGTGAAGATCTCAAAAGTGTGTGATGGCAACATGGACTGTTCAGACGGTTCGGACGAGGTCAACTGTG GCGAATTCTGCTCCCTCCATGGTTCAATCGGCGACATGGCCTTCTGGAAGTGCCGGGGTGTTCCTGGTTGTATCAAAGGAGAATTCCTGTGTGACGGCATCTCTGACTGTGAGGACGGCTCGGATGAAGATAACTGTG ATGCTCTGTGCGAGTCTATCGGGTACTGGCCCTGTAGATCAGCACTTCCTCCTTTTGCGAAGTGCATCAGTCGGCAGGAGAGATGCGACGGTTACGTGGACTGCAGGGACTTCTCGGATGAGATCGGTTGCG GTTACTGTGGAGAGTATGGAATTGCTGTCATTGATATGTACGGGTACAACCACGAGACCGAGGAACGGACTTACAGAATGCCATTCCGCCAAACCGGATGCATACCAATTGATGACGTGTGCAATGGAGATGTTGACATCACGATATATGGCATACACGATGAAACTGACTGTACCCAGG GACTGAGTTACCCGTGCAGTCTGCATGGAGTTTACCAGTGGAAATGCCCTGGAGAAAACACCTGTTTGCCAGAGGGTTTTATTTGTGATACAATCCAGCACTGCGCAAATGGAGAGGACGAAAAAAACTGTGGTTAG